One genomic segment of Papaver somniferum cultivar HN1 unplaced genomic scaffold, ASM357369v1 unplaced-scaffold_6, whole genome shotgun sequence includes these proteins:
- the LOC113343495 gene encoding aspartic proteinase nepenthesin-1-like → MGIKIIFCILFMISLSHSVLSKADDKKPSGLTLKLIHRDSIESNNLTSIEKFRKIIHRSNLRANHLMSYSTDSASEPTYHQPSLYLESANYVVELNIGTPALSDRDQYLILDTAAELTWLQCDGCIDCFKQKLRLYNPRDSSTHKFLPCNHPLCKPYECNQNHCKFKEWDSPDVHVEGFMSTDCFVFEGVPVGGKYTVLDDVVFGCAYGTVGFGIEDDPRNNISGVFGLGPGPRSFSSQFSPQQRFAYCLADWHFGPPDYPGKLMFGDDALLPISGHVQVTPIVETDARSYFLKLADIQIYKKCLGFEQGKFDRAINGLGGFIIDSGTSISYFANDVYDRVRQEFVDYMKTLGLPEMDASSHHLDLCWHMPNGIPANLPSMVLYLQDNEYPEEPADCENQVGAQLIIDPMGLFHIEEKEDPHLCLGIMRSNGTDPTLNILGAKQQIDNKFSFDRKNKTLSWMTWDCASPLN, encoded by the coding sequence atgggCATAAAAATTATCTTTTGCATTCTTTTCATGATCTCATTGAGTCACTCCGTTTTATCGAAGGCTGATGATAAGAAACCATCCGGTCTCACTCTTAAACTCATTCACAGAGACTCCATCGAATCAAACAACCTTACCAGCATTGAAAAATTCCGAAAAATCATTCATCGCTCAAACCTGCGAgcgaatcatttgatgagttattCAACAGATTCTGCATCTGAACCCACATATCACCAACCTTCATTATATTTGGAATCAGCGAATTACGTAGTGGAACTTAATATTGGTACACCTGCACTGTCGGACCGCGATCAATACTTGATTTTAGATACCGCTGCCGAACTTACTTGGCTCCAGTGCGATGGTTGCATCGACTGCTTCAAACAGAAGCTGCGTCTCTATAATCCTCGTGACTCTTCTACACACAAATTTCTTCCTTGTAACCACCCACTATGTAAACCTTATGAATGTAATCAAAATCATTGCAAATTCAAAGAATGGGATAGTCCAGATGTGCATGTTGAAGGATTTATGTCGACAGATTGTTTTGTTTTCGAAGGTGTACCTGTGGGAGGTAAATATACGGTCCTAGACGACGTTGTGTTTGGTTGTGCATATGGAACCGTCGGATTTGGCATCGAAGATGATCCCCGTAACAATATCAGTGGTGTATTCGGTTTAGGCCCGGGTCCTCGTTCGTTTAGTTCTCAGTTTTCTCCTCAGCAACGTTTTGCCTATTGTTTAGCAGATTGGCATTTTGGACCCCCTGACTATCCAGGTAAATTGATGTTCGGGGATGACGCGCTACTCCCTATCAGTGGCCATGTTCAAGTAACTCCGATTGTGGAGACAGATGCCAGAAGCTATTTCTTGAAGTTGGCCGATattcaaatatataaaaaatgtTTAGGTTTTGAACAGGGTAAATTCGACCGTGCAATTAATGGGCTTGGTGGCTTTATTATAGATTCTGGAACGTCGATTAGTTACTTCGCCAATGATGTCTATGATCGTGTTAGACAAGAATTTGTTGATTATATGAAAACTCTTGGCTTGCCAGAGATGGACGCATCATCACACCACTTGGATTTGTGTTGGCATATGCCAAATGGTATACCAGCAAACCTCCCATCCATGGTATTATATTTACAAGATAACGAGTATCCTGAAGAACCAGCTGATTGCGAAAATCAAGTAGGAGCTCAGCTTATAATCGATCCAATGGGTCTTTTTCATATCGAAGAGAAGGAAGATCCTCATTTATGTCTTGGGATTATGCGTAGTAATGGTACAGATCCTACATTAAACATTTTGGGAGCTAAGCAACAAATTGATAACAAGTTCTCTTTCGATAGGAAGAATAAGACACTCTCGTGGATGACATGGGATTGTGCATCACCACTCAATTAA